AGCCATATCCtttccttcatcttcttcaaaatttaggtCAAACTCAAACCACCAACCCAGAAGAGGCAATGTTAAAGCTCAAATTTTTAAGAGCTTTTACATTTTCATGGTGTCTTTAGCCAAGTCCATGGTGGAATTTGCAGTTCCTAAATGAAGAAACTGCCATGGCTGCTATTTTCGTGGTTCTGAAGTGTattctttttacaaaattattatagtttagtTGGTAAAGCACTATTTTCTCgatcaaaatgttaaaaggTTTGAAACTCACATCTTACGTGTCGATGAATAAAACTAAGatttcacttaaaaaatttctttaaccaacaaaaagaaaaatcttaaacttttgtgtgtttgttagtgtagaaatatttttttagtattgaCAAGTGGAGCATAAGGAATTTTTAACCTAGCTCAACCCTCAAGAAAATGAGTGTATGTTAATTATCGtgaaaataaactattttcataACAAGATTCACGTTTGTACCAtatgtttatcttttttaagtattaGGAGTTGATGTTTTAAATCAATGACACCTGAGTTGAAAGATTTAAACATGTAACTTTTTGATCGAGAATACCTATCTAAATCACTTTACCTATATTCAAATTGACCGTTGAAGTTTGTGTTTCAATTTAGTGTATTTGCTTCTTCACACCACAAGAATGCTTgtgttttagtttaatttaccttcatgtttatgttttattttgtatgaataATTAATGCTTGTAATCAATAAGATAGTTGGAAGTTCGTACTTTTCTATGTTTTGTTACGAACTAGAACTTGTATCTTGTCTTATTAACATGGATATCATGTTTTAGATGTATGATTCgaattaaatgataaattatcAAAACTTTAAATCGAATTGCAATCTTATTGCCACGagtttatttgataatttaggACAAGAAATGGTCatgattttgtatttaaactattttaagtattttttatctaattaaattacaaacttagttatttaaaaaaaaacacacaaaattcgtcattttaaatttgataaaacttcattagtatttcttttaatatactatatcatctaattaatttttatatattagaatatgaataaaacctactttcaaaataatcaaaattcaaatcatacaAACTAAATCTTAATTACCTAATCTCAAACATTAGGTATAAAATCgtaataaaaattgatgtatttgtaataacattttattgatCGATGAGctataataaatatgatttgattgtttcttaatttattcacATGTACCGTTAAGAAATAAATCTCTTCAAACTTAATGTTATTGTTaccttttatcttttacatGTTCGTGTGAGAGTGAaacaataagaataaaagtaataaaaaggAAGATATGAATGTTGataactttttgtttaaaagagtaataacaacaataataatcatatcaaGTACGATAAGGAAAAgtatatgatataattttaaaacagaAATGGATGGATTACTCTTTCCCTTGGTTGGTATGGATTATTTCTCACTAATAGAAATGCATTCGGACTACAGATCATGTGGTGCTTAGCTTAGCCATAAAGCAATGTTCATGTTTCTTTCAGTCTTGCCGCCATTTCAATTGCTTACTCTGTACCGGATCAACCATTCTAGGGTTTCGCATTTGGCGGGAGACCAAAGGACGCGATAGATTGAATGGCGAACAGATTAATTAATCAGATGGGATTACCCAGGTCGATTGCTAACATTTTTGCTGCTCGAAATATTAACACAGCCAAGgtaatgaaaatgatgaagcTTCGTGGTTCCTCACCATTAATATGTCAATTTATTCATCCAGTTCCTGTTTAATACGCCATAATTAGAAACCGGGGTGAATCCTTTACATTATGTAGTTCATATGAACAACTTGACACGCTGCTACTGTCTTTTAAGTTTCTCGATTTGACCACTTGTTGGAAATCCTTCATGTGGAAATTAAACTTTTGCAATGGTTGTTAATTTAGAGTGAATTCGTAATGTCACCAATTGAATGGGATTCTCTCTTTTGGGTTCTTTTTCCTGGCTTGGTCACTTGTTCCTGGTTGCATTATTTTTCTGTTCTTTAGTCTGTTTTAGCAAAAATTTCAGTAtaagtttatttgatttgtttcaGGAGGCTTTATCTTTAACTGAATTTGAGTTGATGGAGTTATTGGACGTGGGATTGTCGGAAGTTGCATCCGCAGTTGCACACATTAGTGAAATTGCTTCTCCTCCTTATCAGACCGTAAGTAATTGATTCTGTTTAATTGGTTGGAGCTCATTAAACTTCTCTAAGATGGGGAATATCTTTTGGGTTTCCCACATCTTCGACTTCTGTTGCTTTTAGAAGTGATGTTCTTGTGGCGCTGTAGGCGCTTTCTCTGATGGAGCAAAGACTTCAAAACGAGCATTTAGCTGGCCATCTTTCCACATGTTTAAAAGGTTTAGATGAGGCCTTATTTGGTGGAATTCCATTTGGTGTCCTGACAGAACTTGTTGGTCCAGCTGGAATTGGCAAAACGCAAGTGTGATTCTTTCCTAGTTTTCTGgtttgttaataatttttgttttataacggaaatttttctttgtatcGCTTTTAACTAATTTCTCCTGACTCGCTACTCTGCTGGTTGTTGGATTTCAGTTTTGCTTGAAACTCTCTTTCTTGGCTGCTTTACCACCGAGCTACGGAGGTTTGGATGGCCgtgtaatatatattgatgtaGAATCTAAGTTTAGTTCCAAAAGGTATTTTAAGTACTCCATCGTATTGGATTATTCTATATTTGTGTAATGGGTGCTTCACTTTTTTGCCTTTTCATATcctgtctctctctctctctctaggaTGATTGAAATTGGTATGAGAAGCTTTCCTGATGTATTTAACAAGAAAGACATGGCACAAGAggtattaaaataataaatactcttcatttaaaattttaatttacagtGCTTTAAGATGGATCCATGTCAATCTACATTCCAGATGGCTGGTAGGATCCTTGTTTTGCGGCCAGCATCACTTTCTGAATTCACTGAGAGGTTTGCTCAATGACAAAGAATTTTATTTAGCCTAACCATGTCAATGATTTATGAGAAAAAATGCTGATGACAACATAAATTAGTCTGCAAATTTTAGCAGAATATGTCTTTTATAAAAAGGAATTGGGGGTATTTGCTATCCACATGCTCTAGTTACAGATTGGTTCAACTGCAATGATTCACCTGCGATAACAGTGAATATTCAAATGGAATACGATTGATGTGATTGTGAGTAtttaggttttttctttttttggtatgAGTTAGAGTTAGTTCCTAACTAATGTCTGACGTCTTAGTACCAGAGGGTTTGAGTTTAATTGATCACCTCGTATCTGGACGGGCATAGTTTGTGGTTCAAATATGATGGGAGCACAAATGAATTTCCAATTATACACTTGCTTGAGTTGTAG
This DNA window, taken from Cucumis sativus cultivar 9930 chromosome 6, Cucumber_9930_V3, whole genome shotgun sequence, encodes the following:
- the LOC101210549 gene encoding DNA repair protein RAD51 homolog 2; its protein translation is MANRLINQMGLPRSIANIFAARNINTAKEALSLTEFELMELLDVGLSEVASAVAHISEIASPPYQTALSLMEQRLQNEHLAGHLSTCLKGLDEALFGGIPFGVLTELVGPAGIGKTQFCLKLSFLAALPPSYGGLDGRVIYIDVESKFSSKRMIEIGMRSFPDVFNKKDMAQEMAGRILVLRPASLSEFTESLHKIKVSLLEQEVKLVIIDSMAALITGEYELGAPKQHSLGWHISFIKSIAEFARIPVVVTNQVRSRNRKEVSHYSFQGWSRSECQEYSSGYGSHIVAALGVHWAHSVTIRLVLEAKSGQRFIKLAKSPMSPPLAFPFTITASGISLLSNNGEELSGAEINEIHCQGHSDIISNHLGKHQ